From the genome of Ziziphus jujuba cultivar Dongzao chromosome 4, ASM3175591v1:
ataaaaaaataaattattgtctTTGTGTGtctgtgtgagagagagagagagagagagagagagagagtttaccATGTCCACGCTAACTGGTTTCCCATCCTCTACCAGTATCTCGGTGACAGTTCCAGATTGATCAGCCTGTAGAAGAAAGAGCAAAGCTGAGTACTTAATCATGTGAAATATTTGACATTTTATCAGGTCTCAGTGTGTAAACAGACTATTTCAGTTTAAATAATAACAGTCCAAATAACTGATAGACAAAAACTTGCGTAAGAAATTGGGTCACTATACTGCTGTAGAAATGGCTTCATGTCCTTACTTGATTAGTAGCGAATGATTACAAGAGAGGAGTCACTTCTTCTCATTTTACTCTTTGGAGAGGGTAGTTGAGACAAGCGAAATAGAGCAAAGAAAATTTATCAGACTATGTTACAAAGGAGATACCTCAATCTCATTCATCAGTTTCATGGCCTCAATGATGCAAAGAACTTGACCTTGCTGCACTTTATCTCCTAcctgaaaaatgattaaataaaagaCTGAGCAATGCAACTACATATTGTATAGAGAGTAAAGTATTTCCTCAGGGTCAACTATTTTGAagaataaataacataaaacacACAAAAAGGACAGACATATCATTATGCATGCTTAAGTTTCAAAAAATGGTTACATCTAAAAGAAATAGTTCAATTTAATGTGATTTTCCATCCATGGGTCTAAGGACACAAGCTTTAGGTGACAGTTCCACAAATGCTGACGAATACCTTAACAAATGGTGGCTCCCCAGGTGCAGGACTTTTGTAAAAGGTGCCAGCCATTGGGCATTTGAAAGGCGCATGAGACGGGGTGCTTGTCTTTGCAGGGGCAGGTAATGCAGGTGCCGAAGCCAAAGGAGGAGGGCTAGCAGGAGCAGGGGAAGCTGCCGGAGCTGGCAATTGTGGAGATGGTAACATGGCATGAAGAAAAGGAGGTGGCATTGTGGCAATAGGAGTTTGTGGTGTTTGCTGTTGCAaggcttctttttttcttattattaccTCACAATCCAACTGCTTTAGTTGCAACTCCACAATATCTCTTGAATCCACAAGTCTGCTCATCAAAAtgttataaatttcaaactacATTCATCATGTATGGTTGGCAGGTGGAATAACTATTTCTCATGGAATAGGAATAAATATTCCagttaataaaaattgatagaatGGAATAGTTTTTCCTTTCCTTATGATTAGTTGGATTGATGGAATATAATACTAATGACTCCTATGGAACAGGTTATATTTTTCCATCATTCAATCCTGTCTACCAAAGGAATTAGTTATTCCTCAAACTTGGGAAATACTTATTCCTTAAATTTGGGGAATTCTTATTCCTTAGGAATAGATGAGTTTTCCAACCAAACATAATACTAATGACTCCTATGGAATAGGCATACTATTCCATCACTCAATCCTGAACGCATATGTATTAACCAATTAAGATAACTTGTTCATGAGAGGAAAAGATTTGCTGTGTTTTACTTGACGAGTTCTGAAACTTTAGTCATAAATTCTGACACAGGTGAAGCATCTGGGATATTGTTTTGACCAGAGAGTTTTTCCACAGACTCATCCTTCACTTCCAATGATCCAACTCTTGGCTTGGTGGCAACAGAATTTGAAGATTTTTCAGCAGTAACCTTCAATATAGAAAGTAGATTTAGTAAAAACAACGACGATTTTTTGTTTAGTAAAACATCTAACTTACCCACAGTTACCTGTGCCTGCAGCTTCCGAACAGCAGACTGTTTCCTAATGAGGTACTGCGGATGTCGTCGATGTCATAGAAACCATTAGAATGGAATgcgtgattaaaaaaaaaaaaaaagaaaaaaaaatctgcatTCACAAATTAAAGCAGAGATTGTTTTTACAATTACAAAATACCTTGAGCTTGCCAATTCGTTCTTTCCTTacccttttcatttttctttttgtttatgattATAACTCTGCTAATTTTCGGGAAAGCATTACtgctaattttatttaacaattcTGTTCTCAAATTTAAATCATGAAAAATGTAACCCATTttcattagagaaaaaaaagaaaagaaagaaaatgtaacCCGTTTTCTATTCACCACACATGGTTGGAAAAAAAGTTGAGCATACTAGAAAATAGGCTAGGTAGGCATCTGGTTCTTTGTGTGGTACACATACATGGTACATTCTTTTGTGGATTCAAAATAGTCAGCAAATCTTCTTCagataaaaatttgtaaaataataaaccacCACATATAAATAAAGccgaaaatggaaaaagaaaaccgCAAGGATAATACGTTGCAAAGTTGAATGAAACAGCAGAAAATGAAAAACTTTTTTggctatatattatatgtacagaagaagaaataataagCTGACCTGAAACCCAGAAAAGGCAAGAGACGGTGTGGGACTTGGATTCAGATGGTGTTGAAAGGAAAGCTGGTTATGCTGGTGGAGTTGATGGGCATTCGACCCAGCACGAGCCATAAAGGTAGAGGAAGCTTTGGGGCAAGGCACTGTAAAGGACGCCATTTTTGTTCTTTCTCTTTAAGCTGAAGGAGAAAGAGACCAACCCAGATCCAAAGCAAAAGGAGTATAAAGAAGCTGAGAGGAAAACGAAGACAagcagaaaatatatatatatatatatatatgtggaaggAGAAAGCGGTGTTCTTGAGAGTAATGGGGTGGT
Proteins encoded in this window:
- the LOC107415896 gene encoding biotin carboxyl carrier protein of acetyl-CoA carboxylase 2, chloroplastic isoform X2; translated protein: MASFTVPCPKASSTFMARAGSNAHQLHQHNQLSFQHHLNPSPTPSLAFSGFQVTAEKSSNSVATKPRVGSLEVKDESVEKLSGQNNIPDASPVSEFMTKVSELVKLVDSRDIVELQLKQLDCEVIIRKKEALQQQTPQTPIATMPPPFLHAMLPSPQLPAPAASPAPASPPPLASAPALPAPAKTSTPSHAPFKCPMAGTFYKSPAPGEPPFVKVGDKVQQGQVLCIIEAMKLMNEIEADQSGTVTEILVEDGKPVSVDMPLFVIVP
- the LOC107415896 gene encoding biotin carboxyl carrier protein of acetyl-CoA carboxylase 2, chloroplastic isoform X1 translates to MASFTVPCPKASSTFMARAGSNAHQLHQHNQLSFQHHLNPSPTPSLAFSGFQYLIRKQSAVRKLQAQVTAEKSSNSVATKPRVGSLEVKDESVEKLSGQNNIPDASPVSEFMTKVSELVKLVDSRDIVELQLKQLDCEVIIRKKEALQQQTPQTPIATMPPPFLHAMLPSPQLPAPAASPAPASPPPLASAPALPAPAKTSTPSHAPFKCPMAGTFYKSPAPGEPPFVKVGDKVQQGQVLCIIEAMKLMNEIEADQSGTVTEILVEDGKPVSVDMPLFVIVP